In one Prosthecochloris aestuarii DSM 271 genomic region, the following are encoded:
- the cysQ gene encoding 3'(2'),5'-bisphosphate nucleotidase CysQ, which yields MSASLLTESLVQTAIDAALKAGAEILGIYSRDDHGVELKGDDSPLTLADKAAHRVIMQMLQDTALPVLSEEGRNIPYVERAQWERFWMVDPLDGTKEFISRNGEFTVNIALVEHGKPVMGVVYVPVLDELYVGKAGRGALLIRNAAAEPWETVTLPCGAAGDGVYRVVGSRSHLNDETLAFVEELRAEHPEIEMVQRGSSLKICMVAAGDADCYPRFGLTMEWDTAAGHAVVNAAGKRMVIAGSDDEVRYNKEDLLNPFFIVR from the coding sequence ATGAGTGCATCACTGCTGACAGAGTCGCTTGTTCAGACAGCCATAGATGCTGCGCTCAAGGCTGGTGCCGAGATACTGGGGATATATAGCCGGGATGATCACGGTGTTGAGCTCAAGGGCGATGACTCACCGTTGACGCTGGCTGACAAGGCAGCGCATAGGGTGATCATGCAGATGCTTCAGGACACAGCTTTGCCGGTGCTGAGTGAAGAGGGGCGCAATATTCCTTATGTTGAGCGTGCACAGTGGGAACGGTTCTGGATGGTTGATCCCCTTGACGGGACCAAGGAGTTTATTTCCAGGAACGGAGAGTTTACGGTGAACATTGCGCTGGTCGAGCATGGCAAGCCTGTGATGGGTGTGGTGTATGTGCCGGTACTCGATGAGTTGTATGTTGGTAAGGCGGGGCGGGGCGCGCTGTTGATTCGCAATGCTGCTGCTGAACCATGGGAAACGGTAACGTTACCTTGTGGTGCTGCTGGTGATGGTGTGTATCGTGTGGTTGGTAGTCGTTCCCATCTTAATGATGAGACGCTTGCGTTTGTGGAAGAGCTTCGTGCTGAGCATCCGGAGATTGAGATGGTGCAGCGGGGAAGTTCGCTGAAAATCTGCATGGTGGCAGCCGGTGATGCCGATTGCTATCCACGGTTCGGCCTTACCATGGAGTGGGATACTGCGGCTGGGCATGCTGTTGTGAATGCTGCGGGAAAACGAATGGTTATTGCCGGCAGTGATGATGAGGTGCGGTATAATAAGGAGGATCTGTTGAATCCGTTTTTTATTGTTAGGTGA
- the cysN gene encoding sulfate adenylyltransferase subunit CysN gives MQDVMSSTDIAQFLEQDQNKDLLRFLTAGSVDDGKSTLIGRLLFDSKKLYEDQLAALERDNVREGHAENDIDYALLLDGLKAEREQGITIDVAYRYFSTNKRKFIIADTPGHEQYTRNMVTGASTANLSIILVDARKGVITQTKRHTFLASLLGIKHVVLAVNKMDLMEYSQEVFENICGDYKNFVTRLNIPDVHCIPLSALKGDNVVDSSEKMPWYDGKTLLHHLETVHVGSDQNFIDLRYPVQYVLRPSQGYRGFAGKVASGIVRKGDELMVLPSRKKSVVTSITTYDGELDEAFPPQSVALTFADEIDISRGDMLVRPDNMPKVGRHFESMLVWMSEEPMDPTRQYLIKHANSTTRARIDKIRYRIDVNTLNKSESDAFELNDIGRTVLTTNKALCFDAYQKNKATGSFILIDPLSFNTVAVGMIIDRVSEEEMPSRITGGEQAAAVAGRSMITKAEREERLHQAGATIWITGLHGSGKNELAYKLERELFDRGAVTVLIDGSVVRAGLSRELDYSPADRAEHLRRVAHMCRMLNEQGLITICSFISPDESIRTQVAEIIGKERFYLVHVDAELEFCKAQEPELYAKAERGELQYLPGVDMAYDCPVKAAVTVDQRHVGVDPEKVVSYMLAQEVIR, from the coding sequence ATGCAGGATGTGATGAGTTCTACAGATATTGCACAGTTTCTTGAACAGGACCAGAACAAGGATCTGCTTCGTTTTCTGACTGCCGGATCAGTTGATGACGGCAAGTCTACTCTTATCGGGCGGTTGCTTTTTGATTCGAAGAAGCTGTATGAAGATCAGCTTGCAGCGCTGGAGCGCGATAATGTGCGTGAAGGCCATGCTGAGAATGATATTGACTACGCACTGCTGCTCGATGGGTTGAAGGCGGAGCGTGAGCAGGGGATTACTATTGATGTTGCCTACCGCTACTTTTCGACCAACAAGCGGAAGTTCATTATTGCCGATACCCCAGGGCATGAGCAGTATACCCGGAACATGGTGACAGGGGCATCGACAGCCAACCTGTCGATCATTCTTGTTGATGCCCGTAAGGGTGTGATTACGCAGACCAAGCGGCATACCTTTCTTGCTTCACTGCTTGGCATCAAGCATGTGGTGCTGGCAGTGAACAAGATGGACCTCATGGAGTATAGCCAGGAGGTATTCGAGAATATCTGCGGAGACTACAAGAACTTTGTGACACGGCTCAACATACCGGATGTACACTGTATCCCTCTTTCCGCATTGAAGGGGGATAATGTTGTTGATTCATCGGAGAAGATGCCGTGGTATGACGGCAAGACCCTGCTGCACCATCTTGAAACCGTGCATGTAGGCAGTGACCAGAACTTTATCGACCTGCGTTATCCTGTGCAGTATGTGCTCAGGCCTTCACAGGGCTATCGCGGATTTGCCGGGAAGGTGGCTTCGGGTATCGTCAGGAAGGGTGATGAACTGATGGTGCTGCCCTCACGGAAGAAGAGCGTGGTAACCTCCATTACCACCTATGACGGTGAGCTTGACGAAGCGTTTCCTCCCCAGTCTGTAGCACTGACCTTTGCTGACGAGATCGATATTTCCCGTGGGGATATGCTTGTGCGGCCTGATAACATGCCAAAGGTGGGTCGGCATTTCGAGTCGATGCTGGTGTGGATGAGTGAGGAGCCCATGGATCCCACTCGACAGTATTTGATCAAGCATGCCAACAGCACGACCAGGGCGAGGATTGACAAGATAAGGTATAGGATTGATGTCAACACTCTGAACAAGAGTGAGAGTGATGCATTCGAACTGAACGACATTGGTCGTACGGTGCTCACCACCAACAAGGCACTCTGCTTTGATGCATACCAGAAGAACAAGGCAACCGGTTCATTTATCCTGATCGACCCGCTTTCGTTCAATACGGTTGCTGTCGGTATGATAATTGACCGGGTGAGCGAAGAGGAGATGCCTTCCAGGATTACCGGTGGTGAACAGGCTGCTGCGGTAGCTGGTCGGAGTATGATCACGAAAGCAGAACGTGAAGAGCGGTTGCACCAGGCAGGTGCAACCATCTGGATAACCGGCCTGCATGGCTCAGGTAAGAACGAACTTGCCTACAAGCTGGAGCGTGAGCTGTTCGACCGTGGTGCGGTCACGGTGCTGATTGACGGCAGCGTGGTGCGTGCAGGGTTGTCGCGTGAACTTGATTACTCCCCGGCTGACCGGGCAGAGCACTTGCGCAGGGTAGCGCATATGTGCCGGATGCTTAACGAGCAGGGGCTGATTACCATCTGTTCGTTTATCTCACCAGATGAGTCCATCAGGACACAGGTTGCCGAGATTATCGGCAAGGAGCGATTCTACCTGGTACATGTGGATGCAGAGCTGGAGTTCTGCAAGGCGCAGGAGCCTGAGCTCTATGCCAAGGCCGAGCGAGGTGAGCTGCAGTACTTGCCAGGGGTTGATATGGCGTATGATTGTCCTGTTAAGGCTGCTGTTACTGTTGACCAGCGGCATGTCGGGGTTGATCCTGAAAAGGTGGTAAGCTACATGCTGGCTCAGGAGGTGATACGATGA
- a CDS encoding glycosyltransferase family 4 protein, giving the protein MKTLSVCLQNMGIDVDMCGDVNYTGKTNSYIAIGSGGDSKQMIIDTVNIKNWYSFYAVFKHKKYDVVFYLSSHTLNLIAIVIARFFSNAKIYSHIHDPYPHGGAKYSFIILFSNKIQAKMSHKIIVYGECLKQMIVEGYHIDRDRVKVITHGVYRSEIQEYPIKKKKYISLLGRIESYKGVDLFLVAARLLSHDDDFKNVVFVIGGEGDLSSYRKLIERIPQQNILIKNKRLSDEEFDDILQKSYMLVLPYHDGTQTGNIQVAYYNACPVIVTNVGSLPELVVNGETGMVIEPGDHEAIVSSIRSIYHNVENIPYSKNAFEYYQKYLRWAKISNDLIADFKN; this is encoded by the coding sequence ATGAAAACTCTGAGTGTATGCTTGCAAAATATGGGTATTGATGTTGATATGTGTGGCGATGTAAATTATACCGGAAAAACTAATTCCTATATTGCTATCGGTTCGGGTGGTGACTCTAAACAGATGATCATAGATACTGTTAATATTAAAAATTGGTATTCGTTCTATGCCGTATTTAAGCATAAAAAATATGACGTTGTTTTTTATTTGTCCTCTCATACATTGAACTTAATTGCAATTGTTATTGCACGATTCTTCTCGAATGCCAAAATCTATTCTCATATTCATGACCCATATCCCCATGGGGGTGCAAAATATTCCTTTATTATATTGTTTTCGAATAAAATTCAGGCAAAAATGTCCCATAAAATAATAGTTTATGGTGAATGCCTTAAGCAAATGATTGTGGAAGGGTATCATATAGACAGAGATAGGGTTAAAGTCATTACTCATGGCGTGTATCGAAGCGAAATACAAGAATATCCGATTAAGAAAAAGAAATATATATCATTGTTAGGTAGAATAGAATCTTATAAAGGCGTTGATTTGTTTTTGGTCGCTGCAAGATTATTGTCTCATGACGATGATTTCAAAAATGTTGTCTTTGTTATTGGTGGAGAAGGTGATTTGAGTAGTTATAGAAAGCTTATAGAGAGAATCCCCCAACAAAATATTCTTATTAAGAATAAAAGGCTTTCTGATGAAGAGTTTGATGATATTTTGCAAAAATCCTATATGTTGGTTTTGCCATATCATGATGGAACGCAAACAGGTAATATTCAAGTTGCGTATTATAATGCGTGCCCTGTAATAGTTACTAATGTGGGAAGTTTGCCTGAATTGGTTGTAAATGGAGAAACAGGAATGGTTATAGAGCCCGGAGATCATGAGGCCATAGTGTCATCAATTAGGAGTATTTATCATAATGTTGAAAATATTCCTTATTCAAAAAATGCTTTTGAATACTATCAAAAATATCTTAGATGGGCCAAAATATCAAATGACTTAATTGCGGATTTTAAAAATTAA
- the cysD gene encoding sulfate adenylyltransferase subunit CysD, which yields MISYKISHLKQLEAESIHVIREVAAEFENPVMLYSIGKDSSVMVRLAEKAFYPGKVPFPLLHVDSKWKFREMIEFRDSYAKENNWDLIVHSNMEAFEQGVGPFSHGSQVHTDLMKTQALLQALNKYKFDAAFGGARRDEEKSRAKERIFSFRDRFNQWDPKNQRPELWDIYNTKVHKGESIRVFPISNWTELDIWEYIRLEKIPIVPLYYAKERPIVNLDGNLIMADDERMPEEMRAKAEMMMVRFRTLGCYPLTGAVESSASTIEEIVQEMMTTTKSERTTRVIDFDQEASMEQKKREGYF from the coding sequence ATGATTTCATATAAAATATCTCATCTCAAACAACTTGAGGCTGAATCTATCCATGTTATCCGCGAAGTAGCCGCAGAGTTCGAGAACCCTGTGATGCTCTATTCCATTGGCAAGGACTCTTCGGTCATGGTGCGTCTTGCCGAGAAAGCGTTTTATCCAGGCAAGGTTCCTTTTCCGCTGTTACACGTTGATTCCAAGTGGAAGTTTCGTGAGATGATCGAGTTCCGTGATTCCTATGCAAAGGAGAATAACTGGGACCTGATTGTCCACTCCAACATGGAGGCATTCGAACAGGGGGTTGGGCCGTTTTCCCATGGCTCCCAGGTGCATACTGACCTGATGAAAACCCAGGCACTGCTGCAGGCGTTGAACAAGTACAAATTCGATGCTGCGTTTGGCGGCGCTCGGCGCGACGAAGAGAAGTCACGGGCAAAGGAGAGGATTTTCTCGTTCCGTGACCGTTTTAACCAGTGGGATCCGAAGAACCAGCGTCCTGAGCTGTGGGATATCTACAATACCAAGGTGCATAAAGGGGAGTCGATCAGGGTATTCCCGATTTCCAACTGGACAGAGCTGGATATCTGGGAGTATATCAGGTTGGAGAAGATACCAATTGTGCCATTGTACTATGCAAAGGAACGCCCTATTGTGAACCTTGATGGTAATCTCATCATGGCTGATGATGAACGCATGCCCGAAGAGATGAGGGCAAAGGCTGAGATGATGATGGTCCGGTTCAGGACGCTTGGGTGTTACCCGCTGACTGGTGCAGTGGAGTCCTCTGCTTCTACCATTGAAGAGATCGTGCAGGAGATGATGACCACAACAAAGTCTGAACGTACAACACGCGTGATTGACTTTGACCAGGAAGCTTCAATGGAACAGAAAAAGAGGGAGGGCTACTTTTAA
- a CDS encoding SLC13 family permease, which translates to MLSFESLIVFSAILFIIVSLYKEFMNPALTFIVGVLGLGVAGILEPREILAGFANEQIAVIVLLLLVGEVVRKTGVIDQIFDLFFRSSRTYRQFLFRMTAIVSGLSAFLNNTPLVAVMMPYVHNWSKGEGRPTPSKLLIPLSYASILGGCATLIGTSTNLIVNSMITEQQVIQGLRPLEMFEFAWVGVPMIVLGGLYLVVVSGRLLPENRDYFAEFKANTRQYLVETRLRPGAGLVGKSVSEAGLRNLQGLFLVKVLREGNGIAPVHPELKLRQDDILVFAGDTSTIADLLTAYQDLQPVEVELFGGNGAGMHMVEGVIAYNSSLENKTIKESQFRSQYDAAVVAVLRGGERISGKIGSISLKAGDVLLLLAGRDFQELTRENRDFYVLSETRKPPKVETWKAVLPIAGLVSAIVLSTLKIVPLFLSVSVLLAVLLLFRVASAKDIVGGIDYNLVMIIAMSLALGVAMTKTGVAEVIASNMLLPMMRFGNIGVMIGVYGVTAVLSSLMLNKAAVALLFPVVLTLAQQTGMDPLGLILCMTFAAAANFLSPVGFQTNMMVYGPGGYSFKDFFRIGLPLTMMYMVVTVGVLSVMY; encoded by the coding sequence ATGCTCTCCTTCGAATCCCTCATTGTTTTTTCCGCCATTCTTTTCATCATTGTCTCTCTGTACAAGGAGTTCATGAACCCTGCGCTTACGTTTATTGTAGGGGTATTAGGGCTTGGGGTGGCTGGTATTCTTGAACCGAGAGAGATTCTTGCTGGGTTTGCTAATGAGCAGATTGCGGTGATTGTGCTACTGTTGCTTGTTGGTGAGGTGGTGCGAAAGACTGGGGTGATCGACCAGATATTCGACCTCTTTTTCAGGAGTTCCAGAACATATCGGCAGTTTTTGTTTCGCATGACAGCTATTGTCAGCGGGTTGTCAGCTTTTTTGAACAATACGCCGCTTGTAGCGGTGATGATGCCGTATGTGCATAACTGGTCGAAAGGTGAAGGACGGCCAACACCGTCGAAGCTGTTGATTCCGTTGTCTTATGCTTCTATTCTCGGTGGATGTGCCACGCTGATCGGGACATCCACCAACCTGATTGTGAACAGTATGATTACCGAGCAGCAGGTGATTCAGGGGTTGCGACCGTTGGAGATGTTCGAGTTTGCCTGGGTCGGGGTGCCGATGATCGTGCTTGGTGGGTTGTACCTGGTTGTTGTCAGTGGTCGGTTGTTACCCGAAAACCGGGATTATTTTGCCGAGTTCAAGGCAAATACGAGACAGTACCTTGTCGAAACACGTTTGAGGCCGGGGGCTGGTTTAGTTGGTAAAAGCGTGAGTGAGGCCGGTCTTCGTAATCTGCAGGGTTTGTTTCTTGTCAAGGTTTTGCGTGAAGGCAATGGTATTGCGCCTGTGCATCCCGAGTTGAAACTGCGGCAGGATGATATTCTTGTTTTTGCCGGGGATACATCGACGATTGCTGATTTGCTTACTGCATATCAGGATCTTCAGCCTGTAGAAGTAGAGTTGTTTGGGGGGAATGGGGCTGGTATGCATATGGTCGAGGGGGTTATTGCTTACAACTCTTCTCTTGAAAACAAGACGATAAAGGAAAGCCAGTTCAGGAGCCAGTATGATGCTGCGGTTGTTGCTGTGCTGAGAGGTGGTGAAAGAATATCCGGGAAGATTGGGTCGATATCTCTGAAAGCTGGTGATGTGCTTCTGTTGCTTGCAGGACGGGATTTCCAGGAGTTGACCCGTGAGAACCGGGATTTTTATGTGCTCTCGGAAACGAGAAAACCTCCGAAAGTTGAAACATGGAAAGCGGTGTTGCCGATTGCGGGGTTGGTGAGTGCGATAGTGCTTTCAACCCTGAAGATTGTGCCACTCTTCCTTTCTGTATCGGTATTGCTCGCTGTTTTACTTCTGTTCAGGGTTGCTTCGGCAAAAGATATTGTTGGGGGGATCGATTATAACCTTGTGATGATTATTGCCATGTCGCTTGCGCTTGGAGTGGCGATGACAAAAACAGGGGTTGCTGAGGTTATTGCGTCAAATATGTTGCTACCAATGATGAGGTTCGGCAATATCGGGGTGATGATCGGGGTCTATGGGGTTACTGCAGTGCTGAGCTCATTGATGCTGAATAAGGCTGCCGTTGCTTTGTTGTTTCCGGTGGTGTTGACATTAGCGCAGCAGACCGGTATGGATCCACTGGGCTTGATTCTCTGCATGACGTTTGCTGCTGCTGCAAATTTTCTATCTCCAGTAGGTTTTCAGACGAATATGATGGTGTATGGACCTGGAGGGTATTCATTCAAGGATTTTTTCAGGATAGGACTGCCATTGACGATGATGTATATGGTGGTGACTGTTGGAGTGTTGAGTGTTATGTATTGA
- a CDS encoding NAD-dependent epimerase/dehydratase family protein yields the protein MLVSLIGGSGFVGTRLIEALGKEHCSNLDKNHSSQYDDITVIQDIRHGGIDNALRDDTKTVVLLAAEHRDDVSPTSLYYDVNVQGTKNVLDAMDRKGLRSIVFTSSVAVYGLNKENPDEEHPADPFNHYGKSKWKAEEVLRDWYQKDPEKKSLSIIRPTVIFGEANRGNVYNLLRQIASGKFLMIGDGVNKKSMAYVGNIVAFIKYLIENDSPGYRVYNYVDKPDFNMNELVTQVRSDLQHNGRLIRIPEVMGMLGGYGFDILAKATGKKLPISSVRVKKFCATTQFSAEKLNASGFTRPYTLEEGLERTLRYEFIENHDDKPVFFSE from the coding sequence ATGTTGGTTTCTTTGATTGGTGGATCTGGATTTGTAGGGACTCGGTTGATTGAGGCGCTTGGAAAAGAGCATTGTTCCAATCTGGATAAAAATCACAGTTCTCAATATGATGATATCACTGTTATTCAGGATATTCGTCATGGTGGTATAGATAATGCTTTGCGAGATGATACGAAAACTGTGGTATTACTTGCGGCGGAGCATAGAGATGATGTGAGTCCGACCTCATTATATTATGATGTCAATGTTCAGGGGACAAAGAACGTACTTGATGCTATGGACCGGAAGGGATTGAGAAGCATTGTCTTTACAAGTTCCGTTGCTGTATATGGTTTGAATAAGGAAAATCCAGATGAAGAACATCCTGCAGATCCTTTCAATCATTATGGTAAAAGTAAGTGGAAGGCAGAAGAAGTCCTGAGAGATTGGTATCAAAAAGACCCTGAAAAAAAGTCTCTTTCAATAATTCGACCTACAGTTATTTTTGGAGAAGCAAATAGAGGAAATGTATACAACTTGTTGAGGCAAATAGCTTCTGGGAAATTTCTGATGATTGGTGATGGTGTCAACAAGAAATCAATGGCTTATGTTGGTAATATCGTGGCCTTTATCAAGTATCTTATTGAGAATGATTCGCCGGGATACAGGGTGTATAATTATGTTGATAAACCGGACTTCAACATGAACGAACTCGTCACTCAGGTCAGGAGTGATCTACAGCATAATGGACGCTTGATCAGGATTCCGGAAGTTATGGGTATGCTTGGAGGATATGGATTTGATATTCTGGCAAAAGCTACCGGTAAAAAACTTCCGATCAGTAGTGTGAGAGTGAAGAAGTTTTGTGCTACAACACAATTTTCTGCTGAAAAACTAAATGCAAGTGGTTTTACAAGACCTTACACTCTTGAAGAAGGTTTAGAGCGTACATTGCGCTACGAGTTTATTGAAAATCATGATGATAAACCTGTGTTTTTTTCAGAGTAA
- a CDS encoding HAD hydrolase-like protein, whose translation MTALHFCIIAYPYYLSFAGKCECRKSRPGLWLLAKRKFETDMSKSLLIGDKFSDVMAGVNAGVNINILIDITCDADCCPDADVVYGALRVFLIASSEFLINV comes from the coding sequence ATAACGGCACTGCATTTCTGCATCATCGCATACCCGTATTATCTAAGTTTTGCGGGTAAGTGTGAATGTAGAAAATCGAGACCGGGATTGTGGCTCCTGGCGAAAAGAAAGTTTGAAACTGATATGTCAAAATCACTGCTTATAGGTGATAAGTTCAGCGATGTAATGGCAGGAGTAAATGCAGGGGTAAACATAAATATCTTGATTGATATAACTTGTGATGCAGATTGCTGCCCTGATGCTGATGTTGTGTATGGGGCATTAAGAGTGTTTTTGATCGCGTCTTCTGAATTTCTAATTAATGTATAA
- the cysD gene encoding sulfate adenylyltransferase subunit CysD, which translates to MISYKISHLKQLEAESIHIIREVAAEFENPVMLYSIGKDSSVMVRLAEKAFYPGKVPFPLLHIDSKWKFREMINFRDAYAKENNWDLIVHSNMEAFEQGVGPFSHGSQVHTDLMKTQALLQALNKYKFDAAFGGARRDEEKSRAKERIFSFRDRFNQWDPKNQRPELWDIYNTKVHKGESIRVFPISNWTELDIWEYIRLEEIPIVPLYYAKQRPIVNLDGSLIMVDDERMPEEMREKAEMKMVRFRTLGCYPLTGAVESSASTIEEIVQEMMITTKSERTTRVIDFDQEASMEQKKREGYF; encoded by the coding sequence ATGATTTCATATAAAATATCGCATCTCAAACAACTTGAGGCTGAGTCCATCCATATCATCCGAGAAGTGGCTGCAGAGTTCGAGAACCCTGTGATGCTTTATTCTATAGGTAAAGACTCTTCAGTCATGGTACGCCTTGCAGAAAAGGCTTTTTATCCGGGGAAGGTTCCATTCCCCCTTTTGCATATTGATTCCAAGTGGAAGTTTCGCGAGATGATCAATTTTCGTGATGCCTACGCTAAAGAGAATAATTGGGACCTGATTGTGCACTCCAACATGGAGGCATTTGAACAGGGAGTCGGACCATTTTCCCATGGCTCCCAGGTGCATACTGACCTGATGAAAACCCAGGCATTGCTGCAGGCGTTGAACAAGTACAAGTTCGATGCTGCGTTTGGTGGCGCACGGCGCGATGAGGAGAAGTCGCGAGCTAAGGAGAGGATATTCTCGTTCCGTGACCGTTTTAACCAGTGGGATCCGAAAAACCAGCGGCCTGAGCTGTGGGATATCTACAATACCAAGGTTCATAAAGGGGAGTCTATTCGGGTCTTTCCGATATCCAACTGGACTGAGCTGGATATCTGGGAGTATATCAGGTTGGAAGAGATTCCCATTGTTCCGTTGTACTATGCTAAGCAGCGCCCTATTGTCAACCTTGATGGCAGCCTCATCATGGTTGATGATGAGCGTATGCCTGAAGAGATGAGAGAAAAGGCTGAGATGAAGATGGTCCGGTTCAGGACGCTTGGGTGTTACCCGCTGACCGGTGCAGTGGAGTCCTCTGCTTCTACCATTGAAGAGATCGTGCAGGAGATGATGATCACAACAAAGTCTGAACGTACAACACGCGTGATTGACTTTGACCAGGAAGCTTCAATGGAACAGAAAAAGAGGGAGGGCTACTTTTAA
- the cysN gene encoding sulfate adenylyltransferase subunit CysN, which translates to MHDVMSSTDIAQFLEQDQNKDLLRFLTAGSVDDGKSTLIGRLLFDSKKLYEDQLAALERDNVREGHAENDIDYALLLDGLKAEREQGITIDVAYRYFSTNKRKFIIADTPGHEQYTRNMVTGASTANLSIILVDARKGVITQTKRHTFLASLLGIKHVVLAVNKMDLMEYSQDVFERICADYKDFVTRLNIPDVHCIPLSALKGDNVVEHSENMPWFDGKPLLHFLETVHVGSDQNFIDLRYPVQYVLRPSQGFRGFSGRVASGIVREGDELMVLPSRKKSKVTSITTYDGNLQEAFPPMSVTLTFADEIDISRGDILVRPDNMPKIERHFESMLVWMSEEPMESNKHYLIKHTTNMTRARIDKIRYRIDVNTLNKSDSDAFELNDIGRAVLTANKPLCFDPYQKNASTGSFILIDPVSFNTVAVGMIIDRVSEENMPSRITGGEQAVSAAGRSMISRSEREAQLRQSGATIWITGLHGSGKNELAYKLERELFDRGAVTVLIDGSVVRAGLSRELDYSPADRAEHLRRVAHMCRMLNEQGLITICSFISPDESIRTQVAEIIGKEWFHLVHVDAELEFCKAQEPELYAKAERGELQYLPGVDMAYDCPVKAAVTVDQRHVGVDPEEVVSYMLAQGVIR; encoded by the coding sequence ATGCACGATGTCATGAGTTCTACGGATATAGCACAGTTTCTTGAACAGGACCAGAACAAGGACCTGCTTCGTTTTCTTACAGCAGGGTCGGTTGATGATGGGAAGTCTACCCTGATCGGCCGCTTGCTTTTTGACTCGAAGAAGTTGTATGAAGACCAGCTTGCTGCGCTGGAGCGGGATAACGTACGTGAAGGCCATGCTGAAAATGATATTGATTACGCACTGTTGCTCGATGGGTTGAAAGCCGAGCGTGAGCAAGGAATTACCATTGATGTCGCATACCGCTACTTTTCGACCAATAAGCGGAAGTTCATTATTGCCGATACACCAGGGCATGAACAGTATACCCGGAACATGGTGACAGGGGCATCGACAGCCAACCTGTCGATCATTCTTGTTGATGCCCGTAAGGGCGTGATTACGCAGACCAAGCGGCATACCTTTCTTGCTTCGCTGCTTGGCATCAAGCATGTGGTGCTTGCCGTGAACAAGATGGATCTGATGGAGTACAGCCAGGATGTGTTTGAGAGGATCTGTGCTGACTACAAAGATTTTGTGACTCGTTTGAATATTCCGGATGTGCATTGCATTCCACTTTCAGCATTGAAAGGTGATAACGTTGTTGAACATTCAGAGAATATGCCGTGGTTTGATGGGAAGCCTTTGCTGCATTTTCTCGAAACCGTGCATGTAGGCAGTGATCAGAACTTCATCGATCTGCGTTATCCCGTGCAGTATGTGTTGAGACCTTCTCAGGGTTTTCGTGGATTTTCCGGGCGTGTGGCGTCAGGGATTGTTCGCGAAGGTGATGAGCTGATGGTGTTGCCATCACGAAAGAAAAGCAAGGTGACATCAATTACAACGTATGATGGGAATCTCCAAGAGGCATTTCCTCCGATGTCGGTTACGTTGACTTTTGCTGATGAGATTGATATTTCCCGTGGAGATATTCTGGTTCGTCCTGACAATATGCCGAAAATCGAGAGGCATTTCGAGTCGATGCTGGTGTGGATGAGTGAGGAGCCGATGGAGTCGAACAAGCATTATCTGATCAAGCATACCACCAATATGACTCGGGCACGGATCGACAAGATCCGGTATCGGATCGATGTTAATACGCTCAATAAGTCGGACAGTGATGCGTTTGAGCTGAATGATATCGGGCGTGCCGTGTTGACAGCAAACAAGCCATTGTGTTTTGATCCCTATCAGAAAAATGCTTCAACGGGGTCGTTTATCCTGATTGATCCGGTGTCGTTCAACACGGTTGCTGTGGGTATGATTATCGATCGTGTCAGCGAAGAGAATATGCCCTCGCGTATTACCGGAGGGGAGCAGGCGGTAAGTGCTGCAGGTCGTAGCATGATCAGTCGGTCGGAGCGTGAAGCGCAGTTGCGCCAGAGTGGGGCTACGATCTGGATTACCGGGTTGCATGGTTCAGGTAAAAACGAGTTGGCTTACAAGCTCGAGCGAGAGCTTTTTGATCGTGGCGCCGTTACGGTGCTGATTGACGGCAGCGTGGTTCGTGCAGGATTGTCGCGTGAACTTGATTACTCTCCCGCTGACCGGGCAGAGCATTTGCGCAGGGTAGCGCATATGTGCCGGATGCTCAACGAGCAGGGGCTGATTACCATCTGTTCGTTTATCTCTCCTGATGAGTCCATCCGGACACAGGTTGCCGAGATTATCGGCAAGGAGTGGTTCCACCTGGTGCATGTAGATGCCGAGCTCGAGTTCTGCAAAGCGCAGGAACCTGAGCTCTATGCCAAGGCCGAGCGTGGTGAGCTGCAGTACTTGCCAGGGGTTGATATGGCGTATGATTGTCCTGTTAAGGCTGCTGTTACTGTTGACCAGCGGCATGTCGGGGTTGATCCTGAAGAGGTGGTAAGCTACATGCTGGCACAGGGGGTGATACGATGA